The following coding sequences are from one Aethina tumida isolate Nest 87 chromosome 2, icAetTumi1.1, whole genome shotgun sequence window:
- the LOC109600600 gene encoding protein atonal-like produces MFLHKSDYIPMSNETCSDGCLSPRVSSPDSHYTLTVSSPLSTASDPGMSSQPYTPNYASWGAQDYYGENNNLYNKYDYKYKSQRVGCSSSMSSYDSQDYYRDSFDSKYKKDSKKGPAPPQAGVEVMKKRRLAANARERRRMNSLNDAFDRLRDVVPSLGNDRKLSKFETLQMAQTYISALHELLQRD; encoded by the coding sequence ATGTTCTTGCACAAGTCCGACTATATACCAATGTCAAACGAGACTTGTTCGGATGGATGTCTGTCGCCAAGAGTGTCGTCGCCCGACAGCCATTACACACTGACCGTGTCCAGTCCACTGTCGACGGCCTCCGATCCAGGCATGTCGTCGCAGCCCTACACGCCGAACTACGCCTCCTGGGGCGCCCAGGACTACTACGGCGAGAACAACAACCTGTACAACAAGTACGACTACAAGTACAAGTCGCAGCGGGTGGGCTGCAGCAGCAGCATGAGCTCCTACGACTCGCAGGACTACTACCGCGACTCCTTCGACAGTAAGTACAAGAAAGACAGTAAGAAAGGGCCGGCGCCGCCGCAGGCCGGCGTCGAGGTGATGAAGAAGCGCAGGCTGGCGGCGAACGCCCGCGAACGACGGCGGATGAACAGTTTGAACGACGCCTTCGACCGTTTGAGGGACGTCGTGCCGTCGCTCGGCAACGACAGGAAACTGTCGAAGTTCGAGACGCTGCAAATGGCCCAGACTTACATTTCGGCCCTGCATGAACTCTTGCAAAgggattag